ACATCACGAGATTGGACTTTCTTTTCTTCAGCTCCAACTTTGGGGTAGGCAACAAAATTAGAGATCAATTTGTTTCCTGTGAGGACATTTACTGAGTTTCTCACAATCAACTTAACAAGTTGCCATGAATAAGTAAACCATAATAGATGGTAGATGTACTCTTTTCTTTGATACCATAATTGCAGGGATTTTGCAATTCATGTCATGTCAAACCATCAAAGTCTTTGGGAGAAAGCTAATACAAGATTTAACAGCATGCGTGGTTGTGTATGATTATCATTAACAGTCAAAAGAAGATTAATGTTCTATAGTCGAAAATAAAATCTCTGTATTAACAAAAAGTTTACAACAATCCAAAGACACACTGATCATGAGGCCataattcaaacaaaaataaaatgccaaattTAGCAATTCTTATGCAAACAATGATTGATACAcaccaaaaaaattcaaaataaaaataacataaagcTTAAGAAAGCATCTATTAGGAACCAAATGACTCACTTGACGTAGTTTAGGCTGTGGATGTGAAGTTGAAGTTGGAGCATGTGGTTTGAGCGCCCAAAAGCGTAGAGGTGAAGCCCAGTCTTGAAGTTGCCAAATCAAATTGCAAGAGCAAATCTTCCAACTGATAACCACCAATCACAATTGAGGTTCTGGGATTCAATCCGCCGTCAACAAATGCAAGGCACAGAACATTATCATTCACAGAAACCATGGAGTTTGAACCAGTGATGGTCCAAACCACATTTTGACCCTGAAAAATAAGTTCAATGTATGGAACTGATGCACCAAGTCTTGTGCCAAGAACATTCTCTGAGCTGAAACACACCTCAAAGGGTGCTACACCAGCAACTCTACTGATGTTCCTTGCTGCAGCTTCACTAATAAAGGCATTGGTGACTGCTTTAAAGATGGAAGTCTCCAGTACAGTGTAAGGATTGACAGTGCTGATCTTCGTTCCGCCGTAGCCTTGTCTATCAATGGTCAGCAATGTGTTGTTAAATTTCACAGCCTTGTCGCCCACCCTGATAGATTTAACTCCAATGAAGTACTCGTCCGACGGCTCGCCCTGGCTGGAAACTCCAGCAGTGCTCACTGGATTGATGAAAAGCGGGGTGTATTGCAAAAACCCGGCTGCCTCAACATTTGGAAGAAAATTATAAGGGCCATCACCGAAAAAGACAACACCATCAACCGTGTATGAAGTTGATAGGCAAATTGCAAACTTTTTATGGAAACTGAAGGCAGCAGACAACTGGGATGGCAGTCCAATTCTAGCCCGGCCAAGTCCAGCCATGCCAACTGTACCACTGGCAAGTCCTTTCAACAGAAAAGTAGAGCCACATCCGAAAATGAACTGAGGAACCGTGACGGATCGACCTGGATTCGAGCCATCGGTTGATGCTGCGGTGAGAGAATCCTGAGCTACCTCTCCCCCGGTGGCAGTATGAGTGACGGTGTTGTCAGGGAAAACGACGCAGGTGTTAGTGTTGCACCCTGGCTTAGGCCCATTGGTACAATTTCCACACCCATCATTCCCAGCTAGTGAGCACTGGGCACTGCGGCATCTAACCGGGCGGTACGTagatgatatgtaatttttgtcGCAATCAACCCACAAGAATTGGCCTCCAAGATCAAGAACCAGGTTCAGGGAAACTGAGGGTGTTCTTTGGTTGATTTTGGTCACATATTGCAAAGTGGAAGCATCCTTTCGGACCGGAAGAACTAGAGCAGGTGGGCGAAATGAGCTCTGAGCTGAAACACTTGAAGCCAAAAGCAGCAAGAAAATGGATAAATTGACATATGTAGTGTCGGAAAAAGCCATATTGATTTCGGTAGCTGTTGCTACAGTTGTGAAGGATGAATTCGATGGGTTTTACTTGACAAATGTGGAGAAACGGCTCCTCTATTTATACAAAACCTTGGCGGGCTGGTCCGAGACAAGCCACTGTGGAGGCCAATTGTGGATTTGTCCACCTCGGCACCGTCTTGGAGAGCAGGGGAGCCTGGACTCCTAATCCAATGGGTACCAGGACTTCAATCCCAAAATCCTTATCCAAAGGACCAGGGTTCGAATTTTGGGGAGGCCCCCCtccaagcaccaccagggagtCCAGGCTCCCCTGCTCCCCAAGACGGtgtcaaggtggacaaatccacaATTGGTTTCCACAACCACCAATCAGGAATGATGAtataaatcctttttttttttaatgaattaaGCTAGAGAACTTCTTGCATATTCAATTGTTTACACCCGATAAGAAGGATAGATGGGTTTGGAAAATGCCTttctatatttataaatataaaacctTGGGTGGTCCCAATTATCCTATGGTACAAGGCTGCGTGCCATGGACTGGCCCAGGACAAGCCGCCGATTACGAATGACGATATAAATTTGTTTTTCAATGTAGGGAAAATTTCAGAAACGTTGGGAGAGGTTTTGTCAATTTcactgggtttgtttggattgaaataatttcaaataaaataatttacttcacaaatttcaatcacctttttatgtTTCCAATTATTTTTCCATCTCACAAACATCACGTCATAAAAAatgctacaataattatttcaaataaagcATCCAAATAAACTTCTATCCGTCATCTTCTCTTGAGGTTTTCGAAACAATCACTCACTTCCCTATCAGTCATGTGAGTCTAATGCTTATCTTATCAATGATTAAATGACTTTATTATGCTCACAACTTAGGAAATATTACGTAATTATACGGAGAGAAATAATTAAGCCACTTGTATTGAATTAACCAAAATTTagaatataaaaaatttgaCAATGTTGAATACTAAATTTTATAATGATAAATGTTAACATTCTAGAAttctttttctatattttagtAGATCTTGTAATTTCTTCCCCCTAAAAACTATTACAATTCCTATCGAGATATtactattttataatttttttcataaGAATAACAAGATGAACATGGAATACACAAAAAAGAGGATAAAGTGTTAAGATATGGTACAATTATATTTTATTAAGTTAATGGATAAATTGTGACTACACATAatctattcttttctttctttttgaaatatttggtgtttcttttcttatcttAGTATATATGATCCAAACAGGATGGCTAGAAATGATTTTCTCTACTTTGATTTACTtgtttttcaattaaaataatttgcTTTCTATTAATCCAAGCATTGCTTGAGAGTTGTTATCTTTTTCTTACAAATGATGGAAATTTCTTATTAATTATGTGAAATAATGCACCTTATAAGCGAAAGAACTAATTCAAAAAGTGTAACAAATTTTagcatattttatatttttatcatTAATTAGCAAACTATTTTGGTATTTTAGT
This Coffea arabica cultivar ET-39 chromosome 3e, Coffea Arabica ET-39 HiFi, whole genome shotgun sequence DNA region includes the following protein-coding sequences:
- the LOC113736889 gene encoding probable aspartic proteinase GIP2 translates to MAFSDTTYVNLSIFLLLLASSVSAQSSFRPPALVLPVRKDASTLQYVTKINQRTPSVSLNLVLDLGGQFLWVDCDKNYISSTYRPVRCRSAQCSLAGNDGCGNCTNGPKPGCNTNTCVVFPDNTVTHTATGGEVAQDSLTAASTDGSNPGRSVTVPQFIFGCGSTFLLKGLASGTVGMAGLGRARIGLPSQLSAAFSFHKKFAICLSTSYTVDGVVFFGDGPYNFLPNVEAAGFLQYTPLFINPVSTAGVSSQGEPSDEYFIGVKSIRVGDKAVKFNNTLLTIDRQGYGGTKISTVNPYTVLETSIFKAVTNAFISEAAARNISRVAGVAPFEVCFSSENVLGTRLGASVPYIELIFQGQNVVWTITGSNSMVSVNDNVLCLAFVDGGLNPRTSIVIGGYQLEDLLLQFDLATSRLGFTSTLLGAQTTCSNFNFTSTA